From Verrucomicrobiota bacterium, a single genomic window includes:
- a CDS encoding ABC transporter permease subunit, whose protein sequence is MLRFIGRRILETIPVLFVIATMTFFLIRLTPGGPFDKEKNTTPEIRKALEAQYHLDRPLVVQYFEYLKQLLKGDLGPSFKYPNRSVNELIFDAFPASLELGILSLAVALVIGMTAGFIAALRKNTFYDYSAMSLAMVGICLPTFVLGPVLMLVFAIHLKWFNAIGWDFARDRALPALTLGFYFAAYVARLTRGGMLEILSQDFIRTARAKGVPTARVLFKHALRGGIAPVVSFLGPATAGVITGSFVIETIFQVPGLGRFFITSVSNRDYTLVVGTVLFYAVLIIFFNLLVDIVQVWLNPKLKFE, encoded by the coding sequence ATGTTGAGATTCATCGGCCGGCGCATTTTGGAAACGATCCCGGTGCTGTTTGTCATCGCCACAATGACGTTCTTTCTGATCCGCCTGACGCCCGGCGGGCCATTCGACAAGGAAAAGAATACGACGCCGGAAATCCGCAAGGCGCTCGAAGCTCAATACCATTTGGACCGACCGTTGGTCGTGCAATATTTTGAGTACCTCAAGCAACTTCTCAAAGGCGATCTCGGGCCGTCGTTCAAATATCCAAACCGTAGTGTGAATGAATTGATCTTCGACGCCTTTCCGGCTTCGCTCGAACTCGGAATCCTCAGTCTTGCCGTCGCGTTGGTAATTGGAATGACTGCCGGGTTCATTGCCGCGCTTCGCAAGAACACGTTCTACGATTATTCCGCGATGTCGCTGGCGATGGTGGGTATTTGCCTGCCGACGTTCGTGCTCGGGCCGGTGCTGATGCTCGTGTTCGCCATCCATTTGAAATGGTTCAATGCCATCGGCTGGGACTTTGCGCGCGACCGCGCCCTGCCGGCCTTGACGCTCGGTTTTTATTTTGCAGCGTATGTCGCACGGCTCACGCGCGGCGGCATGTTGGAAATCTTGAGCCAGGATTTCATCCGCACCGCGCGGGCGAAAGGCGTTCCGACGGCGCGGGTATTGTTCAAGCACGCGCTGCGCGGTGGGATTGCGCCGGTCGTGTCCTTTCTCGGTCCGGCCACGGCGGGCGTGATTACCGGCTCGTTTGTCATCGAAACGATTTTCCAAGTTCCGGGTCTGGGACGGTTCTTTATCACGTCCGTTTCCAATCGCGATTACACGTTGGTCGTGGGAACGGTTTTGTTTTACGCGGTGCTTATAATCTTCTTCAACCTGCTCGTGGACATTGTGCAAGTTTGGCTGAATCCGAAACTGAAATTCGAGTAA
- a CDS encoding ABC transporter permease, whose protein sequence is MPAELSSPEVAPPEREAAESATSLWRDAWHRLAKNKIATAGLWFVIVLTLICFLVPLLEKLPAGVRPVGLSFSYEQQTLEDRAMPPNAKHWLGTDQLGRDVLSRLLYGGRISLTVGLSATAVSLTIGLLWGALAGYFGGKLDAVMMRIVDILYALPLAVFVILLMVFVGRSIFLLFFAIGAVEWLTMARIVRGQVMSLKKQEFIEAAIALGLRKRRIILRHIIPNVLGPVIVYATLTVPGVMLLEAFLSFLGLGVQPPMSSWGSLIKEGADWMEDSPWILISTGAVFSMTLFSLNFLGDGLRDALDVRASKD, encoded by the coding sequence ATGCCGGCGGAACTGTCATCACCAGAAGTTGCGCCGCCGGAACGAGAAGCGGCAGAGTCGGCGACTTCTCTTTGGCGGGATGCCTGGCATCGGCTCGCCAAGAACAAAATCGCCACCGCTGGGCTGTGGTTCGTGATCGTGTTGACGTTAATTTGTTTTCTGGTGCCGCTGCTCGAAAAATTGCCCGCCGGTGTGCGCCCCGTCGGGCTTTCGTTTTCGTACGAGCAGCAAACTTTGGAAGACCGTGCAATGCCGCCGAACGCGAAACACTGGTTGGGCACAGACCAGCTCGGCCGGGATGTATTGTCACGCCTTCTTTATGGGGGGCGGATTTCTTTGACGGTCGGGTTGAGCGCCACGGCGGTATCGCTCACCATTGGCCTGTTGTGGGGCGCGCTGGCAGGTTACTTTGGCGGCAAGCTCGACGCGGTGATGATGCGCATCGTGGACATCCTTTACGCGCTGCCACTGGCGGTGTTCGTGATTCTGCTGATGGTTTTCGTTGGGCGCAGCATCTTTCTGCTCTTCTTCGCCATCGGCGCGGTCGAATGGCTGACGATGGCGCGGATCGTGCGCGGCCAGGTGATGTCGCTAAAGAAACAGGAGTTTATTGAAGCGGCCATCGCGCTGGGTTTGCGCAAACGCCGCATCATTCTGCGCCACATCATCCCGAACGTCCTCGGTCCGGTGATCGTCTATGCCACGCTGACCGTGCCCGGCGTCATGTTGCTCGAAGCGTTCCTGAGTTTTCTCGGCCTCGGCGTCCAGCCGCCGATGAGTTCGTGGGGATCGCTCATCAAGGAAGGCGCTGACTGGATGGAAGACTCGCCGTGGATTCTGATTTCAACCGGAGCGGTCTTCAGCATGACTTTATTCTCTTTGAATTTTCTGGGAGATGGATTGCGCGACGCGCTGGACGTTCGTGCGTCGAAGGACTGA
- a CDS encoding ABC transporter ATP-binding protein has product MPLLQVKNLRTSFHLRDGIVRAVNDVSFHIDKGETLGIVGESGSGKSVTCYSIMGLIQQPPGRIESGEAVFDGVDLLKCRLPDLNRIRGKRIAMIFQDPMTSLNPYMRIEDQLIEPLLLHEKTDRSLAVELGIQALKDVGIQDAASRIKSYPHEFSGGMRQRVMIAMALITKPDLLIADEPTTALDVTVQAQILELIKKMQHELGMAVILISHDLGVVAGVCDRLMVMYAGKVVESAPTTEVFYRPKHPYTRALQRSRPSLQTKGAELYTIPGMPPDLSKPITGCAFAPRCDHAVESCGRLETRLQSISPGHDSSCLRVQRGELQL; this is encoded by the coding sequence ATGCCATTGCTCCAAGTCAAAAACCTGCGGACGAGTTTTCACCTGCGCGATGGCATTGTGCGCGCGGTGAACGACGTCTCGTTCCACATCGACAAGGGCGAGACGCTGGGCATCGTCGGCGAATCTGGTTCGGGAAAATCGGTGACGTGCTATTCCATCATGGGTCTAATACAGCAACCGCCCGGACGGATTGAGAGTGGCGAGGCCGTTTTCGACGGCGTTGACCTTCTGAAGTGCAGGTTGCCAGATCTGAACCGCATTCGTGGGAAACGCATCGCCATGATTTTCCAGGATCCGATGACCTCGCTGAATCCTTATATGCGCATCGAGGATCAACTTATCGAGCCTTTGCTGCTTCATGAAAAGACAGATCGCAGTCTGGCGGTGGAACTGGGCATCCAGGCGTTGAAAGACGTGGGTATTCAGGATGCGGCGAGCCGGATCAAAAGTTATCCGCACGAATTCTCTGGTGGAATGAGGCAGCGGGTGATGATTGCGATGGCGCTGATCACCAAGCCGGACCTGTTGATTGCGGATGAACCAACGACCGCGCTCGACGTCACCGTGCAGGCCCAGATTCTCGAACTCATCAAGAAAATGCAGCATGAGCTGGGCATGGCGGTGATTCTGATTTCTCATGATCTCGGAGTGGTGGCCGGCGTTTGCGACCGGCTCATGGTGATGTATGCCGGCAAGGTGGTGGAAAGCGCGCCGACGACCGAGGTTTTTTATCGGCCGAAACATCCTTACACTCGCGCGCTGCAAAGATCACGACCGTCCTTGCAGACCAAGGGCGCGGAACTGTACACGATTCCCGGCATGCCACCGGATTTGTCGAAGCCGATCACCGGATGCGCTTTTGCTCCGCGTTGCGACCATGCGGTAGAATCGTGTGGCAGGTTGGAAACGCGCTTGCAATCGATCAGCCCCGGCCACGATTCGTCCTGCCTCCGGGTGCAGCGGGGAGAACTGCAATTATGA
- a CDS encoding ATP-binding cassette domain-containing protein translates to MPEAFLELNNVKTHFPVERGIIFRRRMGMVKAVDGVTLSLGRGEVLGLVGESGCGKSTLGRTILQLIPATEGTVVLAGKNLNGISTDELRLARADFQMIFQDPYASLNPRMTVFDTIAEAMLTHRKVPAEKLSDEVCGLLNKVGLASRYCKKYPHEFSGGQRQRIAIARALAVQPKLIIADEPVSALDVSIQAQIINLLAKLRCEMGLTLIFISHDLSVVKHISDRIAVMYLGKIVEVGPATEVFEKPLHPYTKALVSAVPLPDPEKEKRRQRILLAGDPPSPLNPPSGCAFHPRCPYAISECSRSVPAFVNLGTSQEAACIRLKEINPVG, encoded by the coding sequence ATGCCTGAAGCCTTTCTTGAACTGAACAACGTCAAGACGCACTTCCCGGTCGAGCGGGGGATCATTTTTCGCCGGCGCATGGGCATGGTGAAGGCGGTCGATGGCGTCACGCTATCGCTGGGCCGGGGCGAAGTATTGGGGCTCGTGGGCGAATCGGGCTGCGGCAAGTCCACACTGGGGCGCACCATTTTGCAATTGATCCCCGCGACGGAGGGAACGGTGGTCCTGGCGGGTAAAAACTTGAACGGGATTTCGACTGATGAATTGCGGCTGGCGCGGGCGGACTTCCAGATGATTTTTCAAGACCCGTACGCTTCGCTCAACCCGCGCATGACGGTTTTTGACACCATCGCCGAAGCGATGTTGACGCATCGGAAAGTTCCGGCAGAAAAATTATCCGACGAGGTTTGTGGTCTCCTAAACAAGGTGGGTCTGGCCTCCCGCTATTGCAAAAAATATCCACATGAGTTTTCCGGCGGCCAACGGCAGCGCATCGCCATCGCCCGCGCGCTGGCGGTGCAACCGAAGTTGATCATCGCCGACGAACCGGTTTCAGCGCTCGATGTTTCCATCCAGGCGCAGATCATTAATCTGCTCGCGAAGCTGCGGTGTGAGATGGGGCTGACGTTGATTTTCATTTCGCACGATCTGTCGGTAGTGAAACACATTTCCGACCGGATTGCGGTCATGTATTTGGGAAAGATTGTGGAAGTAGGGCCGGCGACGGAGGTCTTTGAAAAGCCGCTGCACCCGTACACCAAGGCTTTGGTCAGCGCGGTACCGTTGCCGGATCCGGAAAAAGAAAAGCGCCGGCAGAGAATTCTTTTGGCCGGCGACCCGCCGTCGCCCTTGAATCCACCGAGCGGCTGTGCGTTTCATCCCCGGTGTCCGTACGCCATCTCCGAATGTTCCCGCAGTGTTCCTGCTTTCGTCAATTTAGGCACCAGCCAGGAGGCCGCTTGCATTCGATTGAAAGAGATAAATCCGGTCGGCTGA